Below is a genomic region from Miscanthus floridulus cultivar M001 chromosome 1, ASM1932011v1, whole genome shotgun sequence.
AAGCAGAAGATTTGAGCCAAATTAACTATCTCGCTGTGTTTATCAAAGGTTGGGTCAATCTAACGAACTACAGAAGTTTTGGGCTGGGAGTGTTCTACTGATTTACCACAGTTTATacattttttaataaaaaaattccCTCACATACCTTGCATGACACATGACAGGAGGAAGTGAAGGAGGAACTATCAGCTGAGGAATTATTCGAAAAAAAGAAGGCTCAACTTGCCGAACTGGGGATGGCTATGCTTGAAGATCCTGAGTCAAACATTAGATCTCTGAATGATATGTTAAGTATAAGCAATGACAAAGACCAAAAGGTTGCTAAACTTGGTCTGATGTCCTTGCTTGCTGTGTTTAAGGACATTATTCCGAGGTATGTTACAATTAATTTTTATTATATACCTTGGCTTGTTTTGTTTCTTCCCAAGTTACCTATACATGTTTTTTATGCAAACTGCAGTTATCGGATTAGGCAGCTGACAGAAAAGGAGCTATCAGTAGAAGTTTCAAAAGAAGTGAAGAAGACAAGATATTATGAGTACACACTTATTCGCTGCTACAAGGTCATACTCGGGTCTCCTTCATGCATAGTGAAGTTTGCCTGGTCATGAACTATGCTAAATAGATATTATTTACCTACTGATTTGAACTGTTGTTCATCTTTGATTTTGGTGCTCTGGATAACTTCCAAAATTCTGATGGTTGGAGTTGGCTTTCTTTTGTGAATTTTCAGGCATACCTACAGAAACTGGTATCGTTGGAGAAGCAGCCCCATTTTTATACTGTGGCTGTTCGTTGCATGTGTGCTTTATTAGATACTGCCCCACATTTTAACTTCCGTGAAAACCTATTGGCTAGTGTGGTAAAAAATCTAAGCTCCTCAGACGATGTAGTAAGGTAAAAACTCTTTTTGTGTGTCAAGTCCTTGGCTGATCTGAAATTGTTTAAATAATGTAGCTGAGtactttataaataaaatattgaTGTGTCAAACCATCATCCTTACGTTTTTTATTGATTAGATACACCATGGAGCTAGGTAGCAGAATAACTTTATTAATTCATCTTACAGTGGTCTAAATTGTTTTTGAGTTTCCTTCTCTTTCCTTGAACTGAAATGGATAATGGGTACAAAtcatttatttgagcaaatatACCATACCCAATAGCACTAATTGTGGTATTTGTTGTTACTCCTTGACAGCTCTTAGTAATTAATAAAACAAGGAGTTTTTCATGTGATAATGTACGCTATTTTTACTTCGGCGCAGTTTTGTAGTCCATTGGGTCACTGAAGTAGTCCACATATACCTAATTTTTCTTTGTAGGAAAATGTGTTGTGAAGCAATAAGATCATTATTTATAAATGAAGGAAAACATCGTGGCGAGGCAACAATAGAAGCAGTTAGGTTGATTGCAGATCATGTGAAGCTCAATTATTGCCAGCTCCATCCTGATAGCATTGATGTATGGTGAATTGGTGATTATCGGCTGTCTTATTTGTCGTATGTATTTAATGTTCATTTTGTACCTTTTTTCATGCAGTTTATGTTTAAAAGAAACTGAGCATGGATCAATATTCTATCATTGCTGACTATGTACTGGGATGTTTATCTTAGGTCTTCCTGTCTTTGAGATTTGATGAAGATATTGGAAAAGATGAGACTGAGGAGGAAAAGGTGAAACCAAAGAAGAATAAACGTTGGCAAAAAAATCAGGAGGTTCCGAAGCAATTGCCAGTTAATGATAAGAAGAAAACCAGACAGGAACTGATCTCAAAAGCTAGAGAGGAGGTAACATCAGATAAGACATTATTTATTGGAAGGCCGCGTGAATTCGTATAATCATTTCCATTGTATTTTTTCAGGTTGATGCAGATCTTAGAGCAGTTTCCTTCACTCTTGATCCGAAAGAGAGAAAAAGGATACAAAAAGAAACACTTTCTGCTCTGTTTGAGACTTACTTTCGCATTCTGAAGCATAGTGTGACCACTTCAAATTCAAGGTCTGTGTTTGATTTCTTTACCTGTATCATAACAAATAATTCCTTCTCTGTGGAATTATATGATATGCCTTTTGTTTTGGATTTGACATGTTGATTTAATAGCAtgaaatttcacttcattttggACTGAAGTTACCATCTGACAGTCATTGTATTGTTAAAAATTCCAGGACCAAGGTGAATAATGTCTCCCCAGGTGGCTCACACCCACTGCTCACTCCATGCTTGGAGGGCTTAGGAAAATTTTCACATTTAATTGATGTAGATTTCATGGGTGAACTTATATCTTGCCTCAAGAAGCTTTCTGGGTATAGCGGCCGACAAGATGAAATTCCCAATGATAATGCACTGTCTGTCTCAGAACGTCTGCAGTGCTGCATAGTTGTGTTTAAAGTCTGGAGGAGCAACCTTGAGGCATTGAATGTGGATCTACAGGATTTCTTTGTGCAGCTTTATAACCTCATACTGGAGTATCGGCCTGACAGGTTTTGACTCCTTGCTCTTGATGATAGTTACAACGAAGAACTATCTCTGCCCCTTTTTTTAATCTATAGTTACCATTTGTTGAACAATCCAAGATAACCTGCTACCGTATTATTCTTTTCAAACAAAGGTACTCATGGCAGATAGCAAAGTTTTATCACTAACCATCATTAATGCTTTAAATCTTGTTGAGATTCCTTGTTAATTATTGCTTCAATGCTATGGACATGACAATGCCTATCATGCACTTCATCatacatttttttttattttcttcccaAAAAAATTATTGTAATCTTGAAGAATGATAGTATTATGTCCATGCCTATTTCTGATTTTTTCAATAATGTAGAGACAATGCTATACACTAAATATTTCCATGGCCATAGTTGTCTTCTTTACTTTTTCCTCCCTGTCTTGGTATTTGTGCCATTTTCAATATATTTTGGATAATTTTAGGGATCATTTTCCTTGAATTAGACTATGTAGTTATTAAGCTGTCTTGTACCATGAAAATACTTCTTTCTGTTACATCCAGGGATCACGGCGAGGTATTGGCTGATGCTCTGAAGACACTTCTTTGGGAAGGCAAACAgcaggatatgctaagagctgcTGCTTTCATTAAACGTTTGGCCACATTTGCCCTCTCATTTGGCTCTGCAGAAGCGATAGCAGGTTTGTTCTGGAGGTCTCGTTTTTGTTTGTCCCATCCTTTTTGAGCTGATGCCTGCGGAACTTCTATAATATCCCAAGATGATTAATAGTAATAACTAATAATGCACGGAGCACTTGTCAGGGCTCAGGAGTACTTGTCTCTATTTAGTTCAAGCATTGGTTATACAATAAGTATTAGTATTGTATTAAACCTGCttgaatacatttcattactgACTGCTCCCTCTGTCCTGAAATATAGCGTATTTTCATTTGTCTTAAGTCAACCCACCTcatgtttgactaaaattatagggAAACATGTTAACTTCTACCACATCAAAATGGTaagttataaaaatacatttcatagtGTTTCTAATGGAGCTTATATGATGTA
It encodes:
- the LOC136542002 gene encoding nucleolar complex-associated protein 3-like — its product is MGKRSGSKRKDKNKVILPPELPPEIDDDEVDLSDEDIAFYGTDGSNVAPFRRFDKKSIDRYVGRVAGRDEGEVERLYEERQKRKATESSGRPREDDDGLEVDPVDALPTKTLQGELIYNRAKKARSEDNTGSVKSKAQENGADAKQSIKKDEPKGKSKNKKGDDNKVKNIQSQTEVPKGQLHSNVLEEVKEELSAEELFEKKKAQLAELGMAMLEDPESNIRSLNDMLSISNDKDQKVAKLGLMSLLAVFKDIIPSYRIRQLTEKELSVEVSKEVKKTRYYEYTLIRCYKAYLQKLVSLEKQPHFYTVAVRCMCALLDTAPHFNFRENLLASVVKNLSSSDDVVRKMCCEAIRSLFINEGKHRGEATIEAVRLIADHVKLNYCQLHPDSIDVFLSLRFDEDIGKDETEEEKVKPKKNKRWQKNQEVPKQLPVNDKKKTRQELISKAREEVDADLRAVSFTLDPKERKRIQKETLSALFETYFRILKHSVTTSNSRTKVNNVSPGGSHPLLTPCLEGLGKFSHLIDVDFMGELISCLKKLSGYSGRQDEIPNDNALSVSERLQCCIVVFKVWRSNLEALNVDLQDFFVQLYNLILEYRPDRDHGEVLADALKTLLWEGKQQDMLRAAAFIKRLATFALSFGSAEAIAALVTLKHLLQKNSKCRNMLENDSGGGSLSCLVAKYNPEATDPYLSGALASVLWELSLLEKHYDISVSSMASNILSMANLNPTQNPVPILNVNPLEAYRDLSMERELLKPASKALPLNLKNKRRGKEFVALSPDVLQKTDCSVDKDELEEKLQSHFAVLRGISENERLRAELNNTLSSINMYKEYKKQKKKNMKFKTGRKKVARV